In Bacillus toyonensis BCT-7112, a single window of DNA contains:
- a CDS encoding nicotinate phosphoribosyltransferase: MKEIELKLKGEINRLTNRTFKFDERVGEGWFSAVYFLKTREIIEEFRPKSIVTMQFFQKENAVLCGTDEVIALLQTFAKNPEELEINSLKDGDNISPFETVLTIHGPYENFGFLEGVIDGILARRTSVATNVYNVVQAARSVDKEKPVIFMGDRDDHYTQQAGDGYAAYIGGMSAQATHAMNEWWGRSGMGTMPHALIQMFNGDVVEAAKAYHKKFPEDELVVLIDYNNDVITDALRVAREFGSTLKGVRVDTSRTMIDQYFIRHPEVLGTFDPRGVNPSLVFALRKALDEEGFQHVDIVVTGGFDEKRIREFEAQNVPVDIYGVGSSLLKMNIGFTGDNVELNGKPEAKAGRKYRPNPRLERVQLETREDM; the protein is encoded by the coding sequence ATGAAAGAAATTGAATTAAAATTAAAAGGTGAAATAAATAGACTAACAAATAGAACATTTAAATTTGACGAACGTGTTGGAGAAGGTTGGTTCTCTGCCGTTTACTTTTTAAAGACTAGAGAAATCATTGAAGAATTTCGCCCGAAAAGTATTGTAACGATGCAATTTTTCCAAAAGGAAAATGCAGTTCTTTGCGGAACAGATGAAGTAATTGCATTGCTGCAAACATTCGCTAAAAATCCTGAGGAACTTGAAATTAACTCTTTAAAAGATGGCGATAATATTAGTCCATTTGAAACAGTGTTAACAATTCATGGTCCTTATGAAAATTTCGGATTTTTAGAAGGTGTCATTGATGGGATTTTAGCTCGTCGTACATCGGTTGCGACAAACGTATATAACGTTGTCCAAGCTGCACGTAGTGTAGATAAAGAAAAACCAGTTATTTTCATGGGAGACCGTGACGATCATTATACACAACAAGCTGGTGACGGTTATGCAGCATACATCGGAGGTATGAGCGCACAAGCGACGCATGCGATGAATGAATGGTGGGGCAGAAGTGGTATGGGGACGATGCCTCACGCATTAATTCAAATGTTTAATGGTGATGTTGTGGAAGCCGCAAAAGCATATCATAAGAAATTCCCAGAAGATGAATTAGTTGTATTAATTGATTACAATAATGATGTCATTACAGATGCACTTCGCGTAGCGCGTGAATTTGGATCAACATTAAAAGGCGTGCGTGTCGATACGTCTCGTACAATGATTGATCAATACTTCATTCGTCACCCAGAAGTACTTGGAACATTCGATCCACGTGGTGTAAACCCATCGCTTGTATTTGCACTTCGTAAAGCACTTGATGAGGAAGGATTCCAGCATGTAGACATCGTTGTAACTGGTGGATTTGATGAGAAGCGTATTCGTGAATTTGAAGCTCAAAACGTGCCTGTGGATATATACGGGGTAGGAAGTAGCTTATTAAAAATGAATATTGGCTTTACTGGTGATAACGTAGAATTAAATGGAAAACCAGAAGCGAAAGCTGGCCGTAAATATCGTCCAAACCCACGTCTAGAGCGTGTTCAATTAGAAACAAGAGAAGATATGTAA
- a CDS encoding DNA translocase FtsK yields the protein MLDWMKKLFNKEEEQTAMNKEAMKQIESQPKIPRVNHYTEAREAQMASRNAGKCRFPLIPDDGFDEDDVRELPHFEEQPVQRGIYEEQPTQRGIKVERSRRQYVENAVSTYEEPEVQYEPDPEPVVKKVSVSPQESSRRPFRPTEMISPIYGYNRPSVEKKEEKQEEEKEREDLEISVEGKSVVDAWLEKKGYTLSYFSEGKAPTSSSHQDVDQQGQQSKKEEKSVVDQWLEKNGYEIERQEPVVEEKEVIQEINTPQEVSADELLHKTVAERMEDAEQEKDVVVLNENILQEELVDSKVEHEDTILSEEIKCNTEIEQPIMEVEKQAPEESVIVKAEEKLEETIIVEIPEELGEVAEVMAEAEVVAEAEVVVEAEETEEAEVMVEAEETEEAEVMAEMEETEEAEVIAETEGSEVEAIVELEETQQEMVLDEAIEQKNKFIHVAEADEQTMEDVQSFANVLIAETEESKPVAEEGPAAEEQPVAEEGPAAEEQPVAEEGPVAEEQPVAEEQPVVEEGPVAKEQPVAEEGPAAEEQPVAEEGPAAEEQPVAEEGPVAEEQPVVEEGPVAEEQPVVEEGPVAEEQPVVEEGPVAEEQPVAEEGPVAEEQPVVEEGPVAEEQPVAEEGPAAEEQPIVQKEEPKREKKRHVPFNVVMLKQDRTRLMERHAARTSAMQSSMSERVENKPVHQLEEQPTQQMVVEPRVEEQPTQQMVVEPRVEEQPVQQVVVEPQVEEKPMQQVVVEPQVEEKPMQQVVVEPQVEEKPMQQVVVEPQVEEQPAQQMVVESRMEEQPVQQMVVESRVEERPVQQMVAGQVQKPSSSTEPQEKAYVVNQRENDMRNVLQTPPTYTVPPLALLSIPQQSALDNTEWLEEQKELLDTTFNNFHVGAHVINVSQGPAVTRFEVQPDPGVKVNKITNLSDDIKLSLAAKDIRIEAPIPGKSAIGIEVPNKESKPVFLREILRSPVFTKSESPLTVALGLDISGDPIVTDIRKMPHGLIAGATGSGKSVCINAILTSILYKAKPHEVKLILIDPKMVELAPYNSVPHLVAPVITDVKAATAALKWAVEEMERRYELFAHAGARDLTRYNTIVSEREIPGETLPYIVIVIDELADLMMVAPGDVEEAICRIAQKARACGIHLLVATQRPSVDVITGLIKSNIPTRIAFTVSSQVDSRTIIDIGGAEKLLGRGDMLFLGNGTSKPVRVQGVYVSDDEIEKTVDHVKKQMKPNYLFKQEDLLAKSEQSESEDELFLDACQFVVEQGGASTSSVQRKFRIGYNRAARLIEEMESQGIISEGRGTKPRDVLISEDEFAAMQETNI from the coding sequence ATGTTAGATTGGATGAAAAAGCTGTTTAACAAAGAGGAAGAACAAACAGCGATGAATAAAGAAGCAATGAAACAAATTGAAAGTCAGCCGAAAATTCCTCGTGTAAACCACTACACTGAAGCAAGAGAAGCACAAATGGCAAGCAGAAATGCAGGTAAATGCCGTTTTCCATTAATACCAGATGATGGATTTGATGAGGATGACGTAAGAGAATTACCTCACTTTGAAGAACAACCTGTTCAAAGAGGTATATACGAAGAGCAGCCTACTCAAAGAGGAATAAAAGTGGAGAGAAGTAGACGGCAGTATGTGGAGAATGCAGTTTCTACATACGAAGAGCCGGAAGTGCAATATGAACCGGATCCAGAGCCAGTCGTAAAAAAAGTATCTGTATCGCCGCAAGAAAGTAGCCGTAGACCATTTCGTCCAACAGAAATGATTTCGCCGATTTATGGATATAATCGTCCTTCAGTAGAGAAAAAGGAAGAAAAGCAGGAGGAAGAAAAGGAAAGAGAAGATCTTGAAATATCTGTAGAGGGCAAATCAGTCGTTGATGCATGGTTAGAGAAAAAAGGGTATACATTATCTTATTTCTCAGAAGGAAAAGCACCGACTTCTTCTAGTCATCAAGACGTTGATCAGCAAGGTCAACAGAGTAAAAAGGAAGAAAAGTCAGTTGTTGATCAATGGCTCGAGAAAAACGGTTATGAAATTGAGCGCCAAGAGCCAGTAGTAGAAGAAAAAGAAGTAATTCAAGAAATAAATACACCGCAGGAAGTTTCAGCGGATGAATTACTTCATAAAACGGTAGCTGAGCGTATGGAAGATGCAGAGCAAGAAAAAGATGTAGTGGTGCTAAATGAAAACATTTTACAAGAGGAATTAGTAGATTCCAAAGTAGAGCACGAGGATACAATATTATCAGAAGAAATTAAATGTAATACAGAAATAGAACAACCTATTATGGAAGTAGAAAAGCAAGCTCCAGAAGAATCAGTGATTGTCAAAGCAGAAGAAAAACTTGAAGAAACAATCATTGTGGAAATACCAGAAGAGCTTGGAGAAGTTGCAGAAGTAATGGCGGAAGCAGAAGTAGTGGCGGAAGCAGAAGTAGTGGTGGAAGCAGAAGAAACTGAAGAAGCAGAAGTAATGGTGGAAGCAGAAGAAACTGAAGAAGCAGAAGTAATGGCGGAAATGGAAGAAACTGAAGAAGCAGAAGTAATTGCAGAAACAGAGGGGTCTGAAGTAGAAGCAATTGTAGAACTTGAGGAAACGCAGCAAGAAATGGTATTAGATGAAGCAATTGAACAAAAAAATAAATTCATACATGTTGCTGAGGCTGATGAACAAACGATGGAAGATGTCCAAAGTTTTGCGAATGTTTTAATTGCAGAAACAGAGGAAAGTAAACCAGTTGCAGAAGAAGGGCCAGCCGCTGAAGAACAACCAGTTGCAGAAGAAGGGCCAGCCGCTGAAGAACAACCAGTTGCAGAAGAAGGGCCAGTCGCTGAAGAACAACCAGTCGCTGAAGAACAACCAGTTGTAGAAGAAGGGCCAGTCGCTAAAGAACAACCAGTTGCAGAAGAAGGGCCAGCCGCTGAAGAACAACCAGTTGCAGAAGAAGGGCCAGCCGCTGAAGAACAACCAGTTGCAGAAGAAGGGCCAGTCGCTGAAGAACAACCAGTTGTAGAAGAAGGGCCAGTCGCTGAAGAACAACCAGTTGTAGAAGAAGGGCCAGTCGCTGAAGAACAACCAGTTGTAGAAGAAGGGCCAGTCGCTGAAGAACAACCAGTTGCAGAAGAAGGGCCAGTCGCTGAAGAACAACCAGTTGTAGAAGAAGGGCCAGTCGCTGAAGAACAACCAGTTGCAGAAGAAGGGCCAGCCGCTGAAGAACAACCAATTGTGCAAAAAGAAGAGCCAAAACGTGAGAAAAAGCGTCATGTACCATTTAATGTTGTTATGTTGAAACAAGACAGAACGCGATTAATGGAAAGACATGCGGCTAGAACGAGTGCAATGCAATCTTCTATGAGTGAGCGAGTAGAGAATAAGCCTGTACACCAATTAGAAGAACAACCAACGCAACAAATGGTAGTAGAACCACGAGTGGAAGAACAACCAACGCAACAAATGGTAGTAGAACCACGAGTGGAAGAACAACCAGTGCAACAAGTGGTAGTAGAACCACAAGTGGAAGAGAAACCAATGCAGCAAGTGGTAGTAGAACCACAAGTGGAAGAAAAGCCAATGCAGCAAGTGGTAGTAGAGCCACAAGTGGAAGAAAAGCCAATGCAGCAAGTGGTAGTAGAACCACAAGTGGAAGAACAACCAGCGCAACAAATGGTAGTAGAATCACGAATGGAAGAACAACCAGTGCAACAAATGGTAGTAGAATCACGAGTGGAAGAAAGACCAGTACAACAAATGGTTGCAGGGCAAGTACAAAAGCCAAGTTCAAGTACAGAACCACAAGAGAAAGCATATGTTGTAAATCAAAGAGAGAACGATATGCGAAATGTATTACAAACACCACCAACATATACCGTTCCGCCATTAGCATTATTGTCAATCCCGCAACAGTCAGCGTTAGATAATACGGAATGGTTGGAAGAGCAAAAAGAATTGTTAGATACAACGTTTAATAATTTCCATGTTGGAGCACATGTTATTAATGTATCGCAAGGGCCGGCAGTAACTCGTTTTGAAGTACAGCCAGATCCAGGTGTGAAAGTAAATAAAATTACAAACTTAAGTGATGATATTAAGCTGAGTTTAGCTGCGAAAGATATTCGTATTGAAGCACCAATTCCAGGGAAGAGTGCGATTGGAATTGAAGTTCCAAATAAAGAAAGTAAGCCAGTATTTCTTCGTGAAATTTTAAGAAGTCCTGTGTTTACAAAGAGTGAATCACCACTTACTGTTGCGCTTGGACTTGATATTTCTGGTGATCCAATTGTAACCGATATTCGAAAAATGCCACACGGACTTATTGCGGGTGCAACGGGTTCTGGTAAAAGTGTGTGTATTAACGCAATTTTAACGAGTATTTTATATAAAGCGAAGCCACATGAAGTGAAGTTAATACTAATTGATCCGAAGATGGTTGAGCTTGCACCATATAATTCTGTTCCGCATCTTGTAGCACCTGTTATTACGGATGTAAAAGCAGCTACCGCTGCATTAAAGTGGGCAGTTGAAGAGATGGAACGCCGTTATGAATTGTTCGCGCATGCTGGTGCTCGTGATTTAACGCGTTATAATACGATTGTAAGCGAGCGAGAAATTCCGGGTGAGACATTACCTTACATTGTTATCGTCATTGACGAGTTAGCTGATTTAATGATGGTGGCACCTGGTGATGTTGAGGAAGCGATTTGTCGTATTGCCCAAAAAGCTCGTGCTTGTGGTATTCACTTATTAGTTGCGACGCAGCGTCCATCGGTAGATGTTATTACAGGTTTAATTAAATCAAATATTCCAACGCGTATAGCGTTCACTGTATCATCTCAAGTTGATTCGCGTACGATTATCGATATTGGTGGCGCGGAAAAATTACTTGGCCGTGGTGATATGTTATTCTTAGGGAACGGTACATCTAAGCCAGTTCGTGTACAAGGTGTATATGTATCGGATGATGAGATTGAAAAAACAGTTGATCATGTGAAAAAGCAAATGAAGCCGAATTACTTATTTAAGCAAGAGGATTTATTAGCAAAATCAGAACAGAGTGAGTCGGAAGATGAACTATTTTTAGATGCATGTCAATTTGTTGTAGAACAAGGGGGAGCGTCCACATCTTCTGTACAGCGAAAATTCCGCATCGGTTATAATCGCGCGGCACGTCTCATTGAAGAGATGGAATCGCAAGGGATTATTTCTGAAGGAAGAGGAACGAAACCGAGAGATGTCCTTATTTCTGAGGATGAATTCGCTGCTATGCAGGAAACAAATATATAG
- a CDS encoding N-acetylmuramoyl-L-alanine amidase — MKYIKIMVMTAFIGIYMGGCSQEQSKKETLSSTQENSKDDKKEAPVEKQQEEQEKKEESQTIQTNEQVETKREEVSAEEKKEENTPVKPTEQLMQNNEQKVESNEKQGKFLVVIDPGHQQKANLNLEPIGPGATTQKYKVTDGTTGIVTKKRETVLVLEMSFLLKEKLEAKGIQVVMTRTSQDVDISNKERATFANDHKADLFLRLHADGSENPNQSGFAVLTPAEGSPYTKEIYAESLQISQKIVNKMRENNQVKVNGIKFRDDLSGFNWAKVPGVLLELGFMSNQDEDKKLSDPQYVNSLLQSVTDSVDEYRKSKA; from the coding sequence ATGAAGTATATAAAAATAATGGTCATGACTGCATTCATTGGAATATATATGGGAGGTTGTTCACAAGAACAGTCGAAAAAAGAAACATTATCTTCTACACAAGAAAATAGTAAAGATGATAAGAAAGAAGCACCGGTAGAAAAGCAGCAAGAAGAACAAGAAAAAAAAGAAGAATCGCAAACAATTCAAACGAATGAACAAGTAGAAACTAAGCGGGAGGAAGTATCGGCCGAGGAAAAGAAAGAGGAAAATACGCCGGTGAAGCCAACTGAGCAACTTATGCAAAATAATGAACAAAAAGTAGAGAGTAATGAAAAACAAGGAAAGTTTCTCGTCGTTATTGATCCAGGGCATCAACAAAAAGCAAATTTAAATTTAGAACCGATTGGACCAGGGGCAACGACGCAAAAATATAAAGTGACAGATGGTACAACGGGTATTGTGACGAAAAAGAGAGAGACTGTACTTGTATTAGAAATGTCTTTTTTATTAAAAGAAAAGCTTGAAGCAAAAGGGATACAAGTAGTAATGACGAGAACGTCACAAGATGTTGATATAAGCAATAAAGAACGTGCGACATTCGCAAACGATCATAAGGCAGATTTATTTTTACGCCTTCATGCAGATGGTTCTGAAAATCCAAATCAAAGTGGGTTTGCTGTATTGACGCCAGCAGAAGGAAGTCCCTATACGAAAGAGATTTATGCAGAAAGTCTTCAAATCTCGCAAAAGATAGTAAATAAAATGAGAGAAAACAATCAGGTGAAAGTAAATGGGATTAAATTTAGGGATGACCTTTCTGGATTTAATTGGGCGAAAGTTCCTGGCGTACTATTAGAGCTCGGGTTTATGTCCAATCAGGATGAAGATAAAAAATTATCTGACCCGCAGTATGTAAATTCTTTACTGCAAAGTGTAACAGATAGTGTAGATGAATATCGGAAGAGTAAAGCTTAA
- the ytpR gene encoding YtpR family tRNA-binding protein: MNEVNVFYNLEGIGDTLIVALQDITLENRTFDRKGDVARVYDRESNVTAGFNIFNASSYLEVKETGNLTLTKELVETINEILAKNGFEEKVEADLSPKFVVGYVAEKEKHPNADKLNICTVEIGTETLQIVCGAPNVDAGQKVVVAKIGAVMPSGMLIKPAELRGVPSSGMICSARELELPDAPQEKGILVLEDSFEVGQEFKF; this comes from the coding sequence ATGAACGAAGTGAACGTTTTTTATAACCTTGAAGGAATTGGTGACACTTTAATTGTTGCCTTACAAGATATTACTTTAGAGAACCGTACTTTTGATCGCAAAGGAGATGTTGCACGCGTATACGATCGTGAAAGCAATGTAACAGCAGGATTCAACATCTTTAATGCATCTTCTTACTTAGAAGTAAAAGAAACAGGTAACCTGACATTAACGAAAGAGCTTGTAGAAACAATCAACGAAATTTTAGCGAAGAACGGCTTTGAAGAAAAAGTAGAAGCGGATCTTTCTCCAAAATTTGTTGTAGGTTATGTAGCTGAAAAAGAAAAGCACCCAAATGCTGATAAATTAAACATTTGTACAGTAGAAATCGGTACAGAAACATTACAAATCGTATGTGGTGCACCAAACGTTGATGCAGGACAAAAAGTTGTCGTTGCAAAAATCGGCGCTGTTATGCCAAGTGGTATGTTAATTAAGCCAGCTGAGCTTCGCGGTGTTCCTTCTTCTGGAATGATCTGCTCTGCACGTGAATTAGAGCTTCCAGACGCTCCACAAGAAAAAGGTATTCTTGTATTAGAAGATAGCTTTGAAGTTGGACAAGAGTTTAAATTTTAA
- a CDS encoding DUF1444 domain-containing protein produces the protein MKMTSKKMKDELMKKLSRPEWDFHYDSEKEVLRIEQTNSKKGINVSLPGVVAKWEVNKEKAIEEVAYYVQEALIAMHREENSTAKILPVIRSTSFPKQSEEGNPFIMTDHTAETRIYYALDSNKTYRLIDERLLQKLELTEQQVREMALFNARSLGYEFKQDTVADNTFYFLNTNDGYDASRILNETLLQSMREKISGDMVVAVPHQDVLIIADIVNEIGYDIIAQMTMKFFAEGHVPITSLSFVYEDGDFEPIFILAKNRKKTDGKEKG, from the coding sequence ATGAAAATGACAAGTAAAAAGATGAAAGACGAGTTAATGAAGAAATTATCTCGACCAGAATGGGATTTTCATTATGATAGCGAGAAAGAAGTTCTTCGTATTGAACAAACAAACTCGAAAAAAGGTATTAACGTATCACTTCCAGGAGTAGTAGCGAAATGGGAAGTGAACAAAGAAAAGGCGATTGAAGAGGTTGCTTATTATGTACAAGAAGCGTTAATTGCAATGCATAGAGAAGAAAATAGCACGGCGAAAATTTTACCTGTTATTCGCTCTACTTCTTTCCCAAAACAATCAGAAGAAGGAAATCCGTTTATTATGACGGATCATACGGCGGAAACACGTATTTATTACGCGCTAGATTCTAATAAAACGTATCGCCTAATTGATGAGCGCTTATTACAAAAATTAGAGCTTACAGAGCAGCAAGTGCGCGAGATGGCATTATTTAATGCTCGCTCATTAGGTTATGAATTTAAGCAGGACACAGTAGCGGATAATACATTCTACTTTTTAAACACAAATGATGGGTATGATGCGAGTCGTATTTTAAACGAAACGTTACTACAATCGATGCGTGAAAAGATCTCTGGTGACATGGTTGTTGCTGTTCCTCACCAAGACGTATTAATTATTGCTGATATCGTCAACGAAATCGGTTATGATATTATTGCACAAATGACAATGAAATTTTTTGCCGAAGGGCATGTTCCGATTACATCACTTTCATTCGTTTATGAAGATGGGGACTTTGAACCAATCTTTATTTTAGCGAAGAATCGGAAGAAGACAGATGGAAAAGAGAAAGGATGA
- a CDS encoding thioredoxin family protein translates to MKSLESMEQFQELKNEENVVFMFSAEWCPDCRFVDPFMPEVEEKYSDFSFYYVDRDEFIDLCVKLDVFGIPSFVAYNKGEETGRYVNKDRKTQEQIEEFIEGLK, encoded by the coding sequence AGAAAGCATGGAACAATTCCAAGAATTAAAAAATGAAGAGAATGTAGTCTTCATGTTCTCAGCAGAATGGTGCCCAGATTGCCGTTTCGTTGATCCATTTATGCCAGAAGTAGAAGAGAAGTATAGTGATTTCTCATTTTACTATGTAGATCGTGATGAGTTTATTGATCTATGCGTAAAATTAGACGTATTTGGCATTCCGAGCTTTGTAGCGTACAATAAAGGTGAAGAAACTGGACGCTATGTAAACAAAGATCGTAAAACACAAGAGCAAATCGAAGAGTTTATTGAAGGTTTAAAATAA